The genomic DNA TGAAGAAGTCAATGGGTGTATACGCCATTTCATGATCGATTGCGTATTTTAATTGTACAAATAAAGTTACAGGGATTTGATATTTTCTTGCTTCCTCCTTATTTTTTTGGATAATCTCCAGTAAGATAGGCACGTTGGAGCCATACATTTTAATCAATTTCGTTGCCTCTTCGGGTGATAATCCTACTTCAACTCCCTTTTTGACTTGATAAGAAATATACATATTAAATCCTTTACTTCCCCCAACATCGCCTCCAGAAATAGGATAATCCTTTGTGCGACAACCTGAGAATTTCTCTCCTAATTCTTCCTTATATTTTTTCGCTAATAAGTCAACCACTGTCTCTGCCATTTTTCTATAGCCTGTTAATTTTCCACCCGCGATTGTAATTAAACCTGATTTCGATTCCCAAATCTCGTCTTTTCTTGAAATTTCAGAAGGATTTTTTCCTTCCTCCCAAATTAATGGTCTAACTCCAGCCCAATTCGATTCAATATCTTCAGCAGTAATATGAACCGTTGGAAACATATAGTTGATACTAGAGATAATATAATCTCGGTCGCTCGCTGTCATCCTAGGTTCGGCAATGGACTCGTCATAGAAAGTATCTGTCGTACCTACATAAGTTTTGCCATTCCTTGGAATGGCGAAAACCATTCTACCGTCAGGTGTATCAAAGTAAATCGCCTGTTTGAGCGGAAACCTTTCTTGATTAATAACAATATGAACACCTTTGGAAAGCTTTAGGACCTTCCCAGATTTAGATCGATCAAGTTCCCGAATACTATCTACCCATGGACCAGCTGCATTAATCACTTTCTTGGCCCGTATTTCATAGGATTCTCCGCTAATTAAATCACTTACCTTCGCACCGACAATTTTTCCATGCTCATAAAGTAGTTTTTCTACCTTTGTATAATTGATCGCACATGCGCCCTTATCAACTGCTGCCTTCATTACTTCTATTGTGAGCCTTGCATCATCCGTACGATATTCAACGTAGTAACCACCACCCTTTAACCCCTCCTGCTTCACTAGCGGTTCCTTAGTAAGGGTCTCATTTGCAGAAAACATCACTCTTCTTTCTAACTTTTTAACTCCTGCTAAAAAGTCATAAACACGTAATCCTACTGAGGTACTAAACTTCCCAAATGTCCCTCCTTGGTGAAAAGGGAGCAGCATCCATTCTGGGGTAGTTACATGTGGACCATTCTCATAAACAATGGCTCTTTCCTTACCAACCTCCGCCACCATTTTCACATGAAATTGTTTTAAATAGCGCAATCCACCATGAACAAGCTTTGTTGATCGACTGGAAGTTCCAGCAGAAAAATCTTGCATATCTACAACTGCCGTTTTCATTCCACGAAGGGTGGCATCAAGCGCAATACCTGCACCAGTAATTCCACCGCCAATAACTAAGACATCATAATGTTTTGTTGAAAGTTCACTTACTAGAGGTTTTCTTTGTTTATTTGAAAAACTCATCCCTTTTCCCCCTATTTCTAATTAGAGTGAATAAAAAAGACCACAAAATGCACTATCCATTAAGATAATGATTTTGTGGTCTCTCCAATTCTCCAACCTGAATTATTAACTTATCTTTATTATACCAAAATGACTGTCACTGGTAAACATTTAAACTATATTTATATTACTTAAATGCCATTGTTGCATGAACAGCTCTTTTCCATCCAGAATAAAGCTCTTCTCTTTTATCAGAATCCATTTTCGGTTCAAAAGCCCGATCAACTGCCCATTGCTTAGCAATATCTTCTCTACTTTCCCAATATCCAACCGCTAAACCAGCTAAATATGCAGCGCCTAGCGCGGTTGTTTCATTTACTTTAGGTCTTTCCACTGGTACGTTCAAAATATCAGATTGAAAGCTCATTAAGAAGTCATTCTTAACAGCCCCTCCATCTACTCTTAATGCTTTTAATTCAATACCGGAATCCGCTTCCATTGCAGAAAGTACGTCCCTTGTTTGATAAGCCAATGATTCTAGAGTAGCGCGAACAAAATGTTCTTTCGAAGTTCCTCTTGTTAACCCAAACACTGCACCACGAACATCACTATCCCAATAAGGTGTACCCAATCCAACGAAGGCAGGAACAACATATACCCCTTCTGTTGAATCTACTTTCGACGCGTAGCTTTCACTATCCGCAGCATTCTTTAACATTCTGAGTCCATCACGAAGCCATTGAATGGCAGAGCCAGCTACGAATATACTTCCTTCTAGTGCATACTCGACTTTTCCGTCTACCCCCCATGCTAACGTAGTTAGTAAGCCATTGTCGGATTTCACTGCTTTCTCACCCGTGTTCATGAGCATAAAGCATCCTGTTCCATACGTATTTTTAGCCATCCCTTCACTAAAGCAAGCCTGACCAAACAAGGCAGCCTGTTGGTCTCCAGCAATTCCCGCAATCGGAACCTCTTGGCCAAAGAAATGATAATCAATCGTATGTGCATACACTTCTGAGGAAGGACGGACTTCAGGAAGCATGGATTTTGGAACTGATAAGATTTCAAGA from Robertmurraya sp. FSL R5-0851 includes the following:
- a CDS encoding glycerol-3-phosphate dehydrogenase/oxidase, which codes for MSFSNKQRKPLVSELSTKHYDVLVIGGGITGAGIALDATLRGMKTAVVDMQDFSAGTSSRSTKLVHGGLRYLKQFHVKMVAEVGKERAIVYENGPHVTTPEWMLLPFHQGGTFGKFSTSVGLRVYDFLAGVKKLERRVMFSANETLTKEPLVKQEGLKGGGYYVEYRTDDARLTIEVMKAAVDKGACAINYTKVEKLLYEHGKIVGAKVSDLISGESYEIRAKKVINAAGPWVDSIRELDRSKSGKVLKLSKGVHIVINQERFPLKQAIYFDTPDGRMVFAIPRNGKTYVGTTDTFYDESIAEPRMTASDRDYIISSINYMFPTVHITAEDIESNWAGVRPLIWEEGKNPSEISRKDEIWESKSGLITIAGGKLTGYRKMAETVVDLLAKKYKEELGEKFSGCRTKDYPISGGDVGGSKGFNMYISYQVKKGVEVGLSPEEATKLIKMYGSNVPILLEIIQKNKEEARKYQIPVTLFVQLKYAIDHEMAYTPIDFFNRRTGTLLFDIITVKTYKNQVIDFMAEEFDWNKETKQKYQNELEMEVLYASVPIDDQNNVKLA
- the glpK gene encoding glycerol kinase GlpK, whose translation is MEKYILSLDQGTTSSRAILFNKEGEIVHVAQKEFTQIFPKPGWVEHNASEIWGSILAVIASVMSESNVKPEQIAGVGITNQRETAVVWDKETGLPIYNAIVWQSRQTSGICDELRAKGYNELFRDKTGLLIDAYFSGTKVKWILDNVEGAREKADQGKLLFGTIDTWLVWKLSGGQAHVTDYSNASRTLMYNIYDLKWDEELLEILSVPKSMLPEVRPSSEVYAHTIDYHFFGQEVPIAGIAGDQQAALFGQACFSEGMAKNTYGTGCFMLMNTGEKAVKSDNGLLTTLAWGVDGKVEYALEGSIFVAGSAIQWLRDGLRMLKNAADSESYASKVDSTEGVYVVPAFVGLGTPYWDSDVRGAVFGLTRGTSKEHFVRATLESLAYQTRDVLSAMEADSGIELKALRVDGGAVKNDFLMSFQSDILNVPVERPKVNETTALGAAYLAGLAVGYWESREDIAKQWAVDRAFEPKMDSDKREELYSGWKRAVHATMAFK